In the Colwellia sp. 20A7 genome, one interval contains:
- a CDS encoding zinc-binding alcohol dehydrogenase family protein, which yields MKAIGYEKSLPISELASLVDIEMQQPTASGHDLLVRVKSIAVNPVDCKIRQNAAPEANEYKIIGWDAVGEVVGVGELVTHFKLGDSVFYAGDLNRQGCNAEYQLVDERIVGNKPKSLSDSEAAALPLTSITAWELLFERLAIKQQQPDNKEKSKDVLLIVGAAGGVGSILVQLASALTGATVIATASRDSSAEWVKKLGADHVVDHSKPLVAQIEQLNVGQVTHVASLTHTDSYMDSYVELLAPMGRIALIDDPQSVDIKKLKPKSLSLHWEFMFTRSMFQTEDINEQHNLLNSIAELIDQGYLQTTVGKHLGGINATNLRAAHAEIESGKSIGKIVLEGF from the coding sequence ATGAAAGCCATTGGCTATGAAAAATCTTTACCTATTAGTGAACTTGCTTCTTTAGTCGATATTGAAATGCAGCAACCAACGGCTTCAGGGCATGATTTATTAGTGCGTGTTAAATCAATTGCAGTTAATCCTGTTGATTGTAAAATTCGTCAAAATGCCGCTCCTGAGGCGAATGAATATAAAATTATTGGTTGGGATGCTGTTGGTGAAGTCGTTGGTGTGGGCGAGTTAGTTACTCACTTCAAGCTCGGTGATAGTGTTTTTTATGCAGGCGATTTAAATCGTCAAGGTTGTAATGCAGAATATCAACTAGTTGATGAGCGTATTGTAGGTAATAAACCTAAAAGTTTATCCGATAGTGAAGCTGCGGCCTTACCATTAACGTCTATTACTGCTTGGGAGTTATTGTTTGAGCGTTTAGCAATTAAACAGCAACAACCCGATAACAAAGAGAAATCCAAGGATGTTCTTTTGATTGTTGGTGCTGCCGGTGGTGTTGGCTCCATTTTAGTACAATTGGCGAGTGCTTTAACCGGCGCAACTGTGATTGCTACTGCTTCTCGTGATAGCTCTGCAGAATGGGTGAAAAAACTGGGGGCTGATCATGTTGTTGATCACTCAAAACCGTTAGTTGCACAAATTGAACAGCTGAATGTTGGGCAAGTCACTCATGTTGCTAGTCTTACTCATACAGATTCATATATGGATAGTTATGTAGAATTGTTAGCACCAATGGGAAGAATAGCTTTAATTGATGATCCACAATCTGTCGATATTAAAAAACTTAAACCGAAAAGCTTGTCGTTACACTGGGAATTTATGTTTACTCGTTCTATGTTTCAAACAGAGGATATCAATGAGCAACATAATTTACTGAATAGTATTGCTGAGTTAATTGATCAAGGCTATCTCCAAACTACAGTAGGTAAGCACTTAGGGGGGATTAATGCGACAAATTTACGTGCGGCGCATGCAGAAATTGAATCAGGAAAATCAATAGGTAAAATAGTACTAGAAGGTTTTTAG
- the acuR gene encoding acrylate utilization transcriptional regulator AcuR: MNMPTTKPRRGRPPKVSHENRDTKAELIRSGLEQLTENGFASSGIDKILKKVKVPKGSFYHYFASKETFGQAVIDNYAKYFANKLDTCLLDESYPALERISNFVEDAKMGMIRHNFKRGCLVGNLGQEVDLLPESYREQLVDILHSWQHRVAQCLTTAKTEGQISATADCELLAEFFWIGWEGAVSRSKLVQSTQPLDNYFNCFISSLPR; the protein is encoded by the coding sequence ATGAATATGCCAACAACCAAACCACGACGTGGTAGACCACCAAAAGTATCTCATGAAAATAGAGACACTAAAGCGGAGTTAATCCGAAGTGGACTTGAGCAATTAACAGAAAATGGCTTTGCTTCATCTGGTATTGATAAAATTTTAAAAAAGGTGAAAGTACCTAAAGGCTCTTTTTATCATTATTTTGCCAGTAAAGAAACGTTTGGTCAGGCTGTTATAGATAACTATGCAAAGTATTTTGCCAATAAGCTCGATACTTGTTTATTAGATGAATCATACCCAGCTTTAGAGCGCATAAGTAATTTTGTAGAAGATGCGAAAATGGGCATGATTCGACATAATTTTAAACGCGGTTGCTTAGTTGGTAATTTAGGTCAAGAAGTCGATTTATTACCCGAAAGCTATAGGGAACAGTTAGTTGACATACTTCATTCTTGGCAACACCGCGTAGCACAATGTTTAACAACAGCGAAAACAGAAGGTCAAATATCAGCAACAGCTGATTGTGAATTACTCGCCGAATTTTTTTGGATTGGTTGGGAAGGAGCGGTAAGCCGATCGAAGCTAGTACAAAGTACCCAACCTTTAGATAACTACTTTAATTGTTTTATCTCAAGTTTACCGAGATAA
- the acuI gene encoding acrylyl-CoA reductase (NADPH), translated as MFNGILIEKNDNNYQAAVKSIDESILPEGDVTVNVSHSTLNYKDALAITGKSPVVRKFPMIPGVDLVGTVTHSDSEKFKIGDAVILNGFGVGETHCGGLAQKARLKSEWLIPLPKAFSPHQAMAIGTAGYTAMLCVIALEKHGITPDKGEILVTGANGGVGSFSVAILAKLGYKVVASTGRVDQAQYLEKLGASEVIDRNTLSEPGRPLAKERWAGAIDSAGSHTLANVCASTKYGGVVAACGLAQGMDLPATVAPFILRGVTLAGIDSVMRPIEDRLEAWQRLADILDPTVFDDISTDITLTEALTVAEDLIAGKVRGRVVVDLNQ; from the coding sequence ATGTTCAACGGTATTTTAATTGAAAAGAATGACAATAATTATCAAGCAGCGGTGAAAAGCATTGATGAGAGTATATTACCTGAAGGTGATGTTACTGTTAATGTTTCACACAGCACGCTTAATTATAAAGATGCTTTAGCCATTACAGGAAAATCACCGGTAGTAAGAAAGTTCCCTATGATCCCAGGGGTTGATCTAGTTGGTACAGTCACGCACAGTGACAGTGAAAAATTCAAGATAGGCGATGCCGTTATACTCAATGGTTTTGGCGTCGGAGAGACTCACTGTGGCGGTTTAGCACAAAAAGCACGCTTAAAAAGTGAATGGTTAATACCTTTACCTAAAGCGTTTTCACCGCATCAAGCAATGGCGATTGGTACTGCTGGCTACACTGCGATGCTTTGCGTTATAGCACTTGAAAAACACGGTATAACACCTGATAAAGGTGAAATTTTGGTCACTGGCGCTAACGGCGGAGTTGGTAGTTTCTCAGTGGCGATATTAGCTAAACTTGGCTATAAAGTGGTTGCTTCTACAGGACGAGTTGACCAAGCACAGTATTTAGAGAAACTAGGAGCATCCGAAGTTATTGATCGAAATACTTTATCTGAGCCTGGTCGTCCATTAGCCAAAGAACGATGGGCTGGAGCTATTGATTCTGCAGGCAGTCATACCTTAGCCAATGTTTGCGCTAGCACAAAATATGGCGGTGTTGTTGCTGCATGTGGTTTAGCACAGGGTATGGATTTACCTGCCACAGTGGCTCCTTTCATTTTACGCGGTGTCACTTTAGCCGGTATTGATAGCGTCATGCGCCCAATTGAAGATAGACTAGAAGCATGGCAACGCCTTGCTGACATTTTAGACCCTACAGTTTTTGATGATATTTCTACTGATATCACCTTAACAGAAGCGCTTACTGTCGCTGAAGATTTAATAGCAGGTAAAGTACGTGGTCGTGTCGTAGTAGATCTTAACCAATAA
- a CDS encoding tetratricopeptide repeat protein, protein MNINKTLITLAVTLQMSFSAVAAQAGIDQIEKAASVLDIPTLQSIATNVSDYDQALAYYRLGLSAHLKGQNALAITAIDQAIKLLEQLNESFINNVEVKALLAQVYGYKIALEPMKGVNYGPKSNAIISEAEALAPNNPRVQLVIGISKLNTPEMFGGSREAAYQAFDKAITAYNNADKNANYNWGHAETYTWRGLIHMKKGEVELAKQDWQLALNITPDYGWAKMLLAQNQ, encoded by the coding sequence ATGAACATCAACAAAACATTAATCACTTTAGCAGTAACATTACAAATGTCTTTTAGCGCAGTTGCAGCACAGGCTGGCATTGATCAAATTGAAAAGGCTGCTAGCGTATTAGATATCCCAACATTACAATCTATTGCAACCAATGTGTCAGACTACGACCAAGCACTCGCCTATTACCGTCTTGGTTTAAGTGCACACCTAAAAGGGCAGAATGCACTAGCGATAACAGCAATAGATCAAGCAATTAAATTGCTTGAACAACTTAATGAATCATTCATTAATAATGTAGAAGTAAAAGCATTATTAGCACAGGTTTACGGCTATAAAATTGCACTAGAGCCGATGAAAGGCGTAAATTATGGACCAAAATCAAATGCCATAATCTCTGAAGCAGAAGCGTTGGCGCCTAATAACCCTAGAGTACAGCTCGTTATCGGTATTAGTAAATTAAACACGCCAGAAATGTTTGGCGGTAGTCGCGAAGCAGCCTATCAGGCGTTTGACAAAGCTATCACTGCGTATAATAACGCTGATAAAAATGCTAACTATAATTGGGGTCATGCTGAAACCTATACTTGGCGTGGACTTATTCATATGAAAAAAGGTGAAGTTGAACTAGCAAAACAAGACTGGCAGTTAGCATTAAACATTACCCCTGATTATGGCTGGGCTAAAATGTTATTAGCACAAAACCAATAA
- a CDS encoding sensor histidine kinase, whose amino-acid sequence MTENPLKAKDEQPFVIDPIADTGAAKWSYFSLTFSLFYFFHIIAKYEQYTNTQLISVFVIYICFIALFFQAIRSTGKAVLKPIIAIVILSAVGAAINPGTNALFGYAAFFSGYYFLRKYAVLLLILNLAAQISSALILDLLSPYYLGPSLACSFSLFVYGIFSQKEYIHSCLQQKKNQQIEQLAAIAERERIARDMHDLLGHSLSSLALKSELAEKLANKQHFEAAKKEISEVASLARQTLSEVRLAVTGLKLQGLSGSLQKLTNELKNMKFDTQCYIDALNLPPMVESTLIILSKEWITNILRHSNGNSVSIAITTDANNVTLSIGDNGKTAKIKPGNGIEGMRSRVAELSGSLDINDDDGVKLTVVIPLLATVRSNVKNKAIVSV is encoded by the coding sequence ATGACCGAAAACCCTTTAAAAGCAAAAGATGAACAACCGTTTGTTATCGACCCTATTGCCGATACTGGTGCAGCTAAATGGAGTTACTTTTCACTAACATTCTCATTATTCTATTTCTTTCATATCATTGCTAAGTATGAACAATATACAAATACCCAATTAATAAGCGTATTTGTTATCTATATTTGCTTTATTGCCTTATTTTTTCAAGCAATACGGTCAACAGGGAAAGCTGTACTAAAACCGATTATTGCAATTGTTATATTATCAGCTGTCGGTGCAGCCATAAACCCAGGAACTAATGCATTATTTGGATACGCTGCCTTTTTTAGTGGTTACTATTTTTTAAGAAAGTATGCGGTACTGTTATTAATATTGAACTTAGCAGCACAAATTTCTTCCGCGTTAATACTTGATTTACTTAGCCCTTATTATCTTGGACCTTCTCTTGCTTGCTCATTTAGCCTGTTTGTCTATGGTATTTTTAGCCAAAAAGAATATATACATAGTTGTTTACAGCAAAAGAAAAATCAACAAATTGAACAACTAGCCGCGATTGCTGAACGAGAAAGAATTGCGCGAGATATGCACGACTTACTAGGCCATTCGTTATCATCATTAGCTTTAAAATCTGAACTTGCTGAAAAACTAGCAAATAAGCAACACTTTGAAGCCGCTAAAAAAGAGATTTCTGAAGTAGCAAGTCTTGCTAGGCAAACGTTGTCCGAGGTTCGTTTAGCGGTAACGGGGTTAAAACTGCAAGGCTTGAGTGGTTCGCTTCAAAAATTAACAAATGAATTAAAAAACATGAAATTCGACACCCAATGTTATATTGATGCCTTGAACTTACCGCCAATGGTAGAGTCAACCTTAATAATACTAAGTAAAGAATGGATAACAAACATTCTTAGGCATAGTAATGGTAATAGTGTTTCTATTGCTATTACCACTGACGCTAATAACGTAACATTGAGTATTGGCGATAATGGAAAAACAGCAAAAATAAAGCCGGGTAACGGGATAGAAGGTATGCGTTCACGGGTAGCAGAATTAAGTGGTTCTTTGGATATTAATGATGATGACGGAGTGAAGCTTACTGTAGTTATTCCATTACTGGCAACAGTGAGAAGCAACGTAAAGAACAAGGCCATTGTTTCTGTATGA
- a CDS encoding response regulator transcription factor, whose product MIKILVVEDQALVRGAICSLLALEDNIDIVGQAENGQVALDMLKDIKVDFILSDIEMPIMSGLELAERVQTDYASINMLIMTTFSKSGYIKRAMAMGVKAFILKESPTEYLVNAIKKVQKGQRVIDPELALMALDDNDPLSNKERKAIKLAADGLKTSEIAQALFLSEGTVRNYLSEAISKLNAVNRIDAARIAKQKGWI is encoded by the coding sequence ATGATTAAAATACTCGTCGTTGAAGATCAAGCGTTGGTACGTGGCGCTATTTGCAGCTTATTAGCATTAGAAGACAATATTGACATTGTTGGTCAGGCTGAAAACGGCCAAGTAGCACTGGATATGCTAAAAGATATCAAGGTCGATTTTATTTTAAGCGATATCGAAATGCCGATAATGTCAGGTTTGGAATTAGCAGAAAGAGTTCAAACTGACTATGCATCTATTAACATGTTAATCATGACAACTTTTTCAAAATCAGGCTATATAAAACGGGCGATGGCGATGGGTGTTAAAGCCTTCATTCTAAAAGAATCCCCCACTGAATATTTAGTAAACGCAATAAAAAAAGTACAAAAGGGACAACGAGTTATCGACCCTGAATTGGCATTAATGGCGTTAGACGACAACGACCCACTATCAAATAAAGAGCGTAAAGCCATTAAGTTAGCCGCAGATGGACTGAAAACCTCAGAAATAGCCCAAGCTTTGTTTTTATCTGAAGGTACAGTTCGAAATTATTTATCTGAAGCTATATCTAAGCTTAATGCCGTAAACCGTATTGATGCCGCTAGAATCGCCAAACAAAAGGGCTGGATTTAA
- a CDS encoding EAL domain-containing protein, with protein sequence MKQRQIMENQTQQNKSRLDLVLEQSGIGRWELILNDLSSYRSLRHDIIFGYDSLLPKWTYGMFLEHIIPEEREDVDKKFQEARANKTDWYIECQIMRKDGEIRSILVSGGYTFDINGKTKAMSGIVQDITELKQVGINLLRHNAELESLFNALPDTYFRMMSDGTILDCRTQNKDELYANPKSFIGKRVQNVLPEEIVKLFQEKIEVLSQKNKFTAFKYELMINNQVMHFDARINVIPHNGQLICVIRDVTEEVKSKESLADSEQLFRSIFEQAAIGVALISAKEGKFIRINQRFCDMLGYSVDEMVNEKHFTELTHPDDLVNSVSSREKILNGSQREVTIEKRYIHKNGHIIWVKLTISPTWEIGEQPQSHIVVVQDITNRKKNAEKIQLLARVFSDTHEGIMITDANQMIVDVNPAFIQITGYSQEDVIDKSPRILSSGKQSPQFYEQMWQSITKHGHWKGEVWNRTKQGELYSELLNISSLTNEHDVVTHYVAVFSDITSIKHQQDKLNLMAHYDVLTKLPNRALFVDRFHQSIAHSKRTGHQLAVCFLDLDDFKPVNDNYGHEAGDHLLIEVATRITNCIREEDTVSRQGGDEFAILLNDITSASQYELTMQRIHQALALPYIIDGIQHNITASSGVTLYPLDDGDIDTLLRHADHAMYQSKLAGKHRSVLYSPDIDQRIIEKNLQLEEIELALANHQFQLYYQPKVNMVTGDVFGVEALIRWFHPQKGLIPPLDFLPYIDGTSLEFMVGEWVINEALQQLVKWQLQGIELEVSVNISSNHLHSPSFFGVLEASLAAHPSIDAQLLQLEILESSALGDLKTITSIIEKCQNLLGISASLDDFGTGYSSLTHLRSLPIDTIKIDQSFVRDMLDDPSDYSIIDGVISLAKSFNRHVIAEGVETTNHGLMLLLMGCEKAQGYSIAKPMPAADLCQWLKNYVPNQSWMLCGNQQCNSKESSVEILKLICSRWRNSFMTKTLSPPEDDKLWPTLNSKKCHCGNWIRLKTQEQLFDKSSLLKLDQAHNEVHLIAEDIQHKYQSGDIKSARANLNAFELAFNTMDDAVSILTT encoded by the coding sequence ATGAAACAACGGCAGATTATGGAAAATCAAACACAACAAAATAAAAGTAGATTAGATCTAGTTTTAGAGCAAAGTGGTATTGGCCGTTGGGAGCTTATTCTTAATGATTTATCCTCTTACCGCTCGTTAAGGCATGACATAATATTTGGTTATGATTCATTGTTACCTAAATGGACTTATGGGATGTTTCTTGAGCATATTATCCCAGAAGAAAGAGAGGATGTTGATAAAAAATTCCAAGAAGCAAGGGCCAATAAAACAGATTGGTATATTGAATGTCAAATTATGCGAAAAGATGGAGAAATTCGCAGTATTTTAGTTTCTGGAGGGTATACATTTGATATTAATGGGAAAACCAAGGCGATGTCAGGGATAGTTCAAGATATTACTGAATTAAAACAAGTCGGCATTAATCTATTACGTCACAATGCGGAACTAGAAAGTTTATTTAATGCGTTACCTGATACTTATTTTCGTATGATGTCTGATGGAACGATTTTAGATTGTCGAACACAAAATAAAGATGAATTATATGCAAACCCCAAAAGCTTTATTGGTAAACGGGTACAAAATGTTTTACCAGAAGAAATTGTAAAATTATTTCAAGAAAAAATTGAAGTACTCTCACAAAAAAATAAGTTTACTGCTTTTAAATATGAATTAATGATCAATAATCAAGTTATGCATTTTGATGCTCGTATCAATGTCATTCCTCATAATGGCCAGCTTATTTGTGTTATTCGTGATGTAACTGAAGAAGTTAAGTCGAAAGAGTCGCTAGCTGATAGTGAACAATTATTTCGTAGTATTTTTGAACAAGCTGCCATTGGGGTTGCTTTGATAAGTGCCAAAGAAGGTAAATTCATCCGTATTAATCAACGGTTTTGCGACATGCTTGGTTATAGTGTTGATGAGATGGTAAATGAAAAGCACTTTACAGAACTTACCCATCCAGATGACTTAGTAAATAGCGTTAGCAGTCGGGAAAAAATACTGAATGGCTCACAACGTGAAGTGACAATAGAAAAACGTTATATTCACAAAAATGGTCATATTATTTGGGTGAAGTTGACAATTTCACCTACCTGGGAAATTGGTGAACAACCTCAAAGCCATATTGTTGTTGTTCAAGATATTACCAATCGTAAAAAAAATGCAGAAAAGATCCAACTATTAGCAAGAGTTTTTAGTGATACTCATGAGGGTATTATGATTACTGACGCCAATCAGATGATCGTTGATGTTAATCCTGCATTCATTCAAATAACAGGTTATAGCCAAGAGGATGTTATTGACAAATCACCAAGGATTTTAAGTTCAGGTAAGCAATCCCCTCAGTTTTATGAACAGATGTGGCAGTCAATTACCAAACATGGTCATTGGAAAGGTGAGGTATGGAATAGAACCAAACAAGGTGAGTTGTATTCTGAATTACTCAATATTTCATCATTAACTAATGAGCACGATGTAGTCACCCATTATGTTGCCGTTTTTTCAGATATTACCAGTATCAAGCATCAACAAGATAAACTTAATTTGATGGCACATTATGATGTACTCACCAAGCTACCCAATAGAGCTTTATTTGTTGACCGCTTTCATCAATCGATAGCGCATAGCAAAAGGACAGGGCATCAGTTGGCTGTTTGTTTTCTTGATCTAGATGACTTTAAGCCTGTAAATGACAATTATGGTCATGAAGCGGGTGATCACTTATTAATTGAAGTCGCGACACGTATCACTAATTGTATTAGAGAAGAGGATACGGTATCTCGCCAAGGAGGTGATGAGTTTGCCATATTACTTAACGACATTACCTCGGCATCACAATATGAATTAACGATGCAACGAATTCATCAAGCCTTAGCGTTACCCTATATTATCGATGGTATTCAACATAATATTACCGCCTCTAGTGGTGTTACCTTATATCCATTAGATGACGGCGATATTGATACCTTATTAAGGCATGCGGATCATGCTATGTATCAATCTAAGTTGGCTGGTAAGCATCGCTCAGTACTGTATAGTCCAGATATAGATCAACGTATCATTGAAAAGAATCTGCAATTAGAAGAAATTGAGCTGGCTTTAGCTAACCATCAATTTCAACTGTACTATCAGCCTAAAGTGAATATGGTCACTGGCGATGTATTTGGTGTTGAAGCCTTAATACGCTGGTTTCATCCTCAAAAAGGCTTGATTCCACCATTAGATTTTTTGCCATATATTGATGGAACATCGTTAGAATTTATGGTTGGGGAATGGGTTATAAATGAAGCATTACAGCAACTTGTTAAGTGGCAATTGCAAGGCATTGAGCTTGAAGTGAGTGTTAATATATCTTCAAATCATCTGCATTCACCTTCATTTTTTGGTGTACTGGAAGCATCCTTAGCTGCACACCCCTCTATTGATGCGCAATTATTACAGCTAGAAATATTGGAAAGCTCTGCTTTAGGTGATTTAAAGACAATAACAAGTATTATTGAAAAATGTCAAAACTTATTGGGTATTAGTGCATCTTTGGATGATTTTGGTACGGGTTACTCTTCGTTGACTCATCTAAGAAGTTTACCTATTGACACAATAAAAATTGATCAGAGTTTTGTGAGAGATATGCTTGATGATCCAAGTGATTATTCAATTATTGACGGCGTTATTTCTTTAGCTAAATCATTTAATCGACACGTTATTGCTGAGGGTGTTGAAACGACTAATCATGGTTTAATGTTATTATTAATGGGCTGTGAGAAGGCGCAAGGCTATAGCATAGCGAAGCCAATGCCTGCGGCAGATTTGTGTCAGTGGTTGAAAAACTATGTTCCAAATCAAAGTTGGATGCTTTGCGGAAATCAACAATGTAATAGTAAAGAAAGCAGTGTAGAGATATTAAAACTTATTTGTTCCCGGTGGCGAAATAGCTTTATGACGAAAACTTTATCGCCACCTGAAGACGATAAACTGTGGCCAACCCTTAATAGTAAAAAGTGCCATTGTGGTAACTGGATTCGCCTGAAGACTCAAGAACAGTTATTTGATAAAAGTTCATTATTGAAACTTGATCAAGCGCATAATGAGGTTCATTTAATTGCAGAAGATATACAACATAAATATCAATCAGGAGATATTAAGTCGGCACGTGCTAACTTAAATGCTTTTGAATTAGCTTTTAATACGATGGATGATGCGGTTAGTATATTAACTACTTGA
- a CDS encoding amidohydrolase family protein, with translation MYIQLPMKTIQSFICSVMLITVAGCAQPYKSESTVSSTLPKQEKFSVIFGGTDVGKLLVNRDTKNINIDFSFSNNGRGASSKERLVLSDMGLPTDWRITGKTVFGNEVNEQFRLQGNMANWQSSAEKGSTEFNNTSIYIAQNSSPYSLYIYAKALLNQTSKSLPAFPSGKLTITQVDKVKLSDIHDNIVDAVIYAINGIELDPSYIALDENQHMLGYLSPRFVVIREGFEKQNKILSDLAATLNANRFEKIAKKTTHQYKKPVRINNVKIFDPINLKLTSSKSVLIQNDKIIAIEPSVDAANNGEVLIDGNGGTLIPGLYEMHGHMSDNDALLNVMTGVTSVRDMGNEIEILDPLINKIENNIIIGPRITKSGFIEGKSEFSAATGEIASTKQEAVDLVNMYGEKGGYFQIKVYSSINGAWVPAMAKSAKKHGMRVTGHIPAFSTVDDMIAAGYDEITHINQGMLSWVLERDEDTRTLYRITGMKRFVDLDLNSEKVQKTLNTMVEKDIAVDPTIVIHEFGLTARNGETRIGTQDYIDNMPVGVQRNAKIALLNVADKEEDLAYKLAFDKIIETLTLMHNKGIFLVPGTDLGGAFELHRELELFKKIGMSNAEVLRRGSYDMANYLGYGDQLGSIEVGKLADFFLVPGNPLSDLRAIKTVSMVSKGGAIYFPSEVYPDFGIKPFTTVPTIVEGD, from the coding sequence ATGTATATTCAATTACCCATGAAAACCATTCAATCATTTATCTGTAGCGTTATGCTGATAACAGTCGCTGGGTGCGCTCAACCATACAAATCAGAAAGTACAGTATCAAGCACACTGCCTAAGCAAGAAAAGTTTAGCGTAATATTCGGGGGAACAGATGTTGGCAAACTATTAGTAAATCGAGATACAAAAAATATCAATATCGACTTTTCATTTAGCAATAACGGTCGTGGTGCTAGTAGCAAAGAAAGACTGGTGTTATCAGACATGGGATTACCCACTGATTGGCGTATTACAGGAAAAACAGTCTTTGGAAATGAAGTTAATGAGCAGTTTCGCTTACAAGGTAATATGGCAAATTGGCAGAGTTCAGCTGAAAAAGGCAGTACCGAATTTAACAATACTTCAATATATATTGCACAAAACTCAAGCCCATATTCACTTTACATATATGCTAAAGCATTACTAAATCAAACAAGTAAATCGTTACCTGCATTTCCTTCTGGCAAGTTAACCATCACTCAAGTCGACAAAGTTAAACTCAGTGACATTCATGACAACATAGTCGATGCAGTGATTTATGCCATCAACGGTATTGAACTTGATCCTAGTTATATCGCCCTGGATGAAAACCAACATATGCTTGGTTATTTATCTCCGCGTTTCGTTGTTATTCGTGAAGGATTTGAGAAACAAAATAAAATATTAAGTGACTTAGCCGCAACCTTGAATGCCAACCGATTTGAAAAAATTGCGAAAAAAACAACACACCAATATAAAAAGCCTGTTCGTATTAATAATGTCAAAATTTTTGATCCTATTAACTTGAAACTCACCTCCTCTAAATCAGTGTTAATTCAGAATGACAAAATTATAGCTATTGAACCATCAGTTGATGCAGCTAACAATGGCGAAGTATTAATTGATGGTAATGGCGGTACATTAATCCCTGGTTTATATGAAATGCATGGTCACATGAGCGATAATGATGCCCTACTGAATGTCATGACTGGTGTAACATCAGTAAGAGACATGGGGAACGAAATAGAAATACTCGACCCGTTAATTAATAAAATTGAAAACAATATAATCATTGGTCCACGCATTACTAAAAGTGGCTTTATTGAAGGTAAAAGCGAATTTTCAGCAGCTACTGGTGAAATAGCATCAACTAAACAAGAAGCGGTTGATCTTGTAAACATGTATGGTGAAAAAGGCGGATACTTTCAAATAAAAGTATACAGTTCAATTAACGGCGCATGGGTGCCGGCCATGGCAAAATCCGCTAAAAAACATGGTATGCGTGTTACCGGGCATATTCCAGCATTCTCAACCGTTGATGACATGATTGCCGCAGGTTACGATGAAATTACCCATATCAATCAAGGCATGCTCAGCTGGGTGCTAGAGCGAGATGAAGATACTCGAACACTTTATCGCATTACAGGAATGAAACGCTTTGTCGATTTAGATCTCAATAGCGAAAAAGTACAAAAAACGTTAAATACTATGGTCGAAAAAGATATTGCCGTTGATCCTACTATCGTCATTCATGAGTTTGGCCTAACAGCTAGAAATGGTGAAACTCGCATCGGCACTCAAGATTATATCGATAACATGCCTGTGGGCGTTCAAAGAAATGCAAAAATCGCGCTATTAAATGTTGCAGATAAAGAAGAAGATCTTGCCTATAAATTGGCTTTTGACAAAATTATAGAAACACTTACCTTAATGCACAACAAAGGTATTTTCTTAGTGCCCGGCACCGATTTAGGTGGTGCTTTTGAGCTACATAGAGAACTAGAGCTATTTAAAAAGATCGGGATGTCTAACGCTGAAGTATTAAGAAGAGGATCATATGACATGGCTAATTATTTAGGCTATGGCGATCAACTTGGTAGTATTGAAGTAGGAAAGCTGGCCGATTTTTTCTTAGTACCTGGCAATCCTTTATCTGACCTACGCGCAATAAAAACTGTATCCATGGTTTCAAAAGGGGGGGCTATTTATTTCCCTAGCGAAGTTTATCCTGATTTTGGTATTAAGCCCTTCACCACAGTACCAACGATCGTTGAAGGTGATTAG